CGATCGCTGGTCGGGGCTTCGGCCCCGCGCGAAAAGCCGTGCCCCTTTGCTTGGGCGGTGGCCTGGTCGGCATGGGCATTTTGTCGCGAATGGCGGGTTCAAGATCGGCTTTGGCATGGCGCCGAAGATCGCCGCGATCATGGCCGATCTGATGCTGGACGGGGTCGACGCGATTCCGGGCGGGTTCCGGTTGACATGAGCCGGGCCGCGCGCGGGTCAGGATGATCGGGCCGTCAGACCGCCCCCGGCATCCCGTCGCCGGGAGACGTCCAGCGTAGCCTCGGATTGGCGGATTTCGCGCAGGGTCCGGTGGATGTATGTCAGGTGCCGGTGCGCCGCGTCATGCGCGGCCTCGGCATTCCGTTCGATGATCGCAAGCGCGATGGCGTGGTGCTGGTCGCGCAGTCGGTCGCGGGTGCCCGGCACTGAAAAAAGCCGGCCGCGATTATAGATCACGTCGCGGCGCAGATTGCCCGATAGTGCCCGCATGATCTGAAGCAGCACAAGGTTATGGCTGGCTTCGTATATCAGCAGATGCAACTCGGTATCGGCTTCGGCCTCCCTGTCCGGTTCGGCTGCGGCATGGGCCTGCTCGATCCGTTCCAGGCAGGTCTGGATGCGGCGCAGATCGACCTCATTGGCGCGCTTTGCCGCCAATGCCGCGGCCTGGCATTCGACGATATCCCTGAATTCCAGGTAATCATCCGCCAGTTCCGCCCGCCCGGACAGCAGCATCAGCAGCGGATCCGAGATGGCCGCGGCCC
This region of Paracoccus saliphilus genomic DNA includes:
- a CDS encoding FadR/GntR family transcriptional regulator, yielding MTGTAIKPEKAAESVARHIEALILEGTLRPDEPLLPERELARRLNVSRPTLRDGLKMLQDKGLLQTGDGKGLRVAQLGAAAISDPLLMLLSGRAELADDYLEFRDIVECQAAALAAKRANEVDLRRIQTCLERIEQAHAAAEPDREAEADTELHLLIYEASHNLVLLQIMRALSGNLRRDVIYNRGRLFSVPGTRDRLRDQHHAIALAIIERNAEAAHDAAHRHLTYIHRTLREIRQSEATLDVSRRRDAGGGLTARSS